One Deltaproteobacteria bacterium genomic window carries:
- a CDS encoding TetR/AcrR family transcriptional regulator, whose amino-acid sequence MARRGPRGGGAEKRDRILRAAIRIFSQKGYFNSRISEIARLAGVADGTIYLYFKNKDDLLISLFEEKMGEVVADVRARVSDGSDALSRLKIFIRNHMELLVREAGLIEVIQVELRQSNKFMKEYVPVKFLEYLDVISGILEDGKREGIFRPDLNVTLARRAIFGALDEISLAYVLSRKRKYDPEEAAAEIFRIFAAGLKTHAPSEGGIRQ is encoded by the coding sequence ATGGCCAGGCGCGGGCCTCGGGGCGGCGGAGCCGAGAAACGGGACCGGATCCTCCGCGCCGCGATCAGGATTTTCTCCCAGAAAGGGTACTTCAATTCCAGGATTTCGGAGATCGCCCGGCTGGCGGGGGTCGCCGACGGGACGATCTATCTATATTTCAAGAACAAGGACGATCTCCTCATCTCCCTGTTCGAGGAGAAGATGGGAGAGGTGGTGGCCGATGTCCGGGCGCGCGTCTCCGACGGAAGCGACGCGCTTTCCCGCCTGAAGATATTCATCCGTAACCATATGGAACTTCTCGTGCGGGAGGCCGGCCTGATCGAAGTGATCCAGGTGGAGCTCCGGCAGAGCAACAAGTTCATGAAAGAGTACGTGCCCGTGAAATTCCTTGAATACCTGGACGTCATCAGCGGAATCCTCGAAGACGGAAAACGTGAAGGGATCTTCCGGCCCGACCTGAACGTCACCCTTGCGCGCAGGGCGATCTTCGGCGCGCTGGACGAGATATCGCTGGCCTACGTTCTTTCCCGGAAACGGAAATACGACCCGGAAGAAGCGGCGGCCGAGATCTTCCGGATATTCGCGGCAGGCCTTAAAACCCACGCACCTTCGGAAGGAGGGATCAGGCAATGA